In uncultured Bacteroides sp., one genomic interval encodes:
- the meaB gene encoding methylmalonyl Co-A mutase-associated GTPase MeaB, giving the protein MEHHENCEDYKGLTVNKGIEQPSSINPYLKLRRIPKKRRLSVAEYVEGIVKGDVTILSQAVTLVESVRHEHQAIAQEVIEKCLPYSGNSIRIGISGVPGAGKSTSIDVFGLHVLEEGGKLAVLAIDPSSERSKGSILGDKTRMERLSVHPKSFIRPSPAAGSLGGVARKTRETIILCEAAGFDKIFVETVGVGQSETAVHSMVDFFLLIQLAGTGDELQGIKRGIMEMADGIVINKADGSNIEKAKLAQTQFRNALHLFPAAESGWAPQVLTYSGFYNIGVKEIWDMIYEYMDFVKANEYFTYRRNEQSKYWMYESINEQLRDNFYHNPVIKEMLREKEHQVLNADLTSFVAAKKLLDAYFKELKK; this is encoded by the coding sequence ATGGAGCATCACGAGAATTGTGAAGATTACAAAGGGCTAACTGTAAATAAGGGTATTGAACAACCTTCTTCTATTAATCCTTACCTGAAGTTGCGTCGCATACCAAAAAAACGTAGATTATCGGTAGCTGAATATGTTGAAGGTATTGTAAAAGGTGATGTGACAATTCTTAGTCAGGCAGTAACGTTGGTTGAAAGTGTTCGTCACGAGCATCAGGCTATTGCACAAGAAGTTATTGAAAAGTGCTTACCCTATTCCGGCAATTCCATTCGTATAGGAATCAGCGGTGTTCCCGGTGCAGGAAAAAGTACATCGATAGATGTGTTCGGTTTGCATGTTCTCGAAGAAGGAGGTAAACTGGCTGTTCTTGCAATTGACCCTAGCAGCGAACGTTCAAAGGGAAGTATCCTGGGAGATAAGACCCGCATGGAACGCTTGTCGGTTCATCCTAAATCCTTTATTCGTCCTAGTCCGGCTGCAGGTTCACTTGGTGGCGTAGCAAGAAAAACCAGAGAAACAATTATTCTTTGCGAAGCAGCAGGATTTGATAAGATATTTGTTGAAACGGTTGGAGTGGGGCAGAGCGAAACGGCTGTTCACTCAATGGTAGATTTCTTTTTACTTATCCAACTAGCTGGTACCGGAGATGAACTTCAGGGTATTAAAAGAGGAATTATGGAAATGGCTGACGGTATAGTTATTAACAAGGCTGATGGAAGTAATATTGAGAAAGCTAAACTAGCCCAGACACAATTTCGTAATGCTCTACATCTTTTCCCTGCAGCAGAGTCTGGTTGGGCACCTCAGGTATTAACCTATTCTGGCTTTTACAATATTGGCGTAAAAGAGATCTGGGATATGATTTACGAATACATGGATTTCGTGAAAGCAAACGAATATTTTACTTATCGCCGTAACGAGCAATCTAAATATTGGATGTATGAATCAATTAATGAGCAGTTGCGTGATAATTTCTATCATAATCCGGTAATTAAAGAGATGCTTCGAGAGAAAGAACATCAGGTGCTGAATGCAGACTTGACCTCCTTTGTAGCAGCAAAGAAACTACTTGATGCTTATTTCAAGGAATTGAAAAAATAG
- a CDS encoding IS3 family transposase, translated as MGDLCALFGASKQAYYKHEDENIERLAIPRFIIEFVRDVREEDPGIGGEKLWVMYSQYFGKRYRIGRDAFLKVLKRYNLMLKAPRKSCRTTDSTHDLPTYPNLIKDLAITRSNQVWVSDITYIRLREDDFCFLSLVTDAYDHEIVGAYVGPTLATVHTIEALKQACKKRNIQNTEGLTHHSDRGVQYASYMYVNELKQKGIRISMTENGDPKENAIAERVNGILKKEFLNQYSFETIELVRQAVQQAVTFYNTKRPHRSLDMLTPQQAFGKTGMIKKRWTSYKDKYREACPQ; from the coding sequence GTGGGTGACCTTTGCGCGCTGTTTGGTGCGTCTAAGCAAGCTTATTACAAACACGAAGATGAGAATATCGAACGCCTTGCCATCCCTCGTTTTATTATCGAGTTCGTAAGAGATGTTCGAGAGGAGGATCCCGGTATCGGCGGCGAAAAGCTATGGGTGATGTATAGTCAATACTTCGGCAAACGTTATAGAATAGGTCGTGATGCTTTTTTAAAAGTGCTCAAGCGGTACAACTTGATGCTCAAGGCACCCAGAAAAAGTTGTCGTACCACAGACTCCACCCACGACTTGCCGACCTACCCCAATCTAATTAAGGATTTGGCTATCACCCGTTCTAACCAAGTCTGGGTTAGTGATATTACCTATATCCGCTTGCGGGAAGACGATTTCTGTTTTCTCTCCTTGGTGACAGATGCGTACGACCATGAAATCGTAGGTGCTTACGTCGGCCCTACGCTAGCCACTGTCCACACCATAGAAGCCCTTAAACAGGCTTGCAAGAAGAGAAACATACAAAATACAGAAGGGCTGACTCATCATTCGGACCGAGGGGTGCAGTATGCCAGCTACATGTACGTAAATGAACTGAAACAAAAAGGAATAAGGATTAGTATGACGGAAAATGGAGACCCTAAAGAAAATGCAATAGCGGAAAGAGTAAATGGGATTCTCAAAAAGGAATTCCTTAACCAATATTCCTTTGAAACAATCGAACTGGTTAGACAAGCAGTGCAGCAGGCTGTCACATTCTACAATACCAAACGCCCCCATAGGAGTTTGGATATGCTTACTCCACAACAGGCTTTTGGGAAGACCGGAATGATCAAGAAACGATGGACAAGTTATAAAGATAAATACAGAGAAGCTTGCCCGCAATAA
- a CDS encoding transposase, which yields MSQSEKSRCHFDDAFKMSVVEEAIQGTQSKYSLCRKYSIASTSTLRSWIRIFAPEYELNDGSMKKSPVSENEEILALRRMLQEKELCLKREKMRADFLDEMINVAEEKFQLPIRKKAGTKR from the coding sequence ATGAGTCAATCAGAGAAAAGTCGTTGTCATTTCGATGACGCATTTAAAATGTCGGTGGTCGAAGAGGCCATCCAGGGTACACAGAGCAAGTATTCTTTGTGTCGTAAATATTCCATCGCCAGTACTAGCACATTACGAAGTTGGATTCGTATCTTTGCACCCGAATATGAATTGAATGATGGTTCCATGAAAAAGAGTCCCGTGAGTGAAAACGAAGAAATCTTAGCTCTGCGTCGTATGCTTCAAGAAAAAGAATTGTGCTTGAAACGTGAAAAGATGCGTGCTGATTTCTTAGATGAAATGATCAACGTTGCTGAAGAGAAGTTTCAGCTTCCCATCCGAAAAAAAGCTGGCACCAAACGGTAA
- a CDS encoding DUF1573 domain-containing protein, translating to MKRFLLLTYSLFFLSLTVWSQARISTNVDVYDFGIIPRNKPVTKGFTVTNTGNKPLVISDVTASCACTATGWTKHPIAPGDTGTVSATFDAKAMGRFYKTINIYSSAANSVKYIAIKGEVAIDVVNYKKELTFEIGPMRLDKKYIEFPPANSGEMPTAEIQVANTSDKSIEVTLMHLPPYLNAEAKPKVLYRGRKGKITLTLDTKLLKELGLTQTPIYLARYAGDKVSPDNEIDVSAILLPGFSGMTAFQSDNAPKIKLSSTNLNMGELLPKGKASQTILITNTGKSRLEIKKLQVFNSAVGVGLSKKSILPGQSTKLKVDLSAKWLKKTKGETKVLMITNDPANPMVMINLKVKIKEEAK from the coding sequence ATGAAACGTTTCCTTTTGCTCACATATTCTCTGTTTTTTCTTTCACTTACAGTTTGGTCGCAGGCACGTATTTCTACTAATGTAGATGTTTACGACTTTGGAATAATACCCAGAAATAAACCGGTAACGAAAGGCTTTACAGTTACCAATACAGGAAATAAGCCGTTGGTTATATCAGATGTTACGGCATCTTGTGCTTGTACGGCTACGGGCTGGACAAAGCACCCGATAGCTCCGGGAGATACGGGAACGGTTAGTGCTACATTTGACGCCAAAGCGATGGGACGTTTTTATAAAACAATAAATATCTATAGTAGTGCTGCCAATAGTGTGAAGTATATCGCAATTAAGGGAGAAGTTGCTATTGATGTTGTAAACTATAAAAAGGAACTGACCTTCGAGATAGGACCAATGCGTTTGGATAAAAAGTATATTGAGTTTCCTCCTGCAAATAGTGGTGAAATGCCTACTGCAGAAATTCAGGTGGCAAACACTTCTGATAAATCAATAGAAGTAACTCTTATGCATTTGCCTCCATATCTGAATGCTGAGGCTAAACCGAAAGTTCTCTATAGAGGAAGAAAAGGTAAAATTACTCTGACACTCGATACTAAATTACTGAAAGAACTGGGATTAACCCAAACTCCAATTTATTTGGCACGCTATGCCGGAGATAAGGTCAGTCCTGATAATGAAATTGATGTTTCGGCTATATTACTTCCTGGATTTTCGGGTATGACTGCTTTCCAGAGTGATAATGCTCCAAAGATTAAGTTGTCTTCTACTAATCTGAATATGGGTGAATTGCTTCCAAAAGGAAAAGCATCACAAACTATTCTTATTACAAATACCGGAAAATCCCGCCTTGAAATAAAGAAGCTTCAAGTCTTTAATTCTGCAGTGGGTGTTGGCTTGAGTAAGAAGTCTATTTTACCGGGACAATCAACTAAACTGAAGGTGGACTTAAGTGCCAAATGGCTAAAGAAAACTAAAGGGGAAACTAAGGTGCTGATGATTACTAACGATCCTGCTAATCCGATGGTAATGATTAACCTTAAAGTGAAAATAAAAGAGGAGGCTAAATAA
- the pfkA gene encoding 6-phosphofructokinase, translating to MSTVKCVGILTSGGDAPGMNAAIRAVTRAAIYNGLQVKGIYRGYKGLVTGEIQEFKSQNVSNIIQLGGTILKTARCKEFMTVEGRQIAHETMVKEGIDALVVIGGDGSLTGARIFAQEYDVPCIGIPGTIDNDLYGTDTTIGYDTALNTILDAVDKIRDTATSHERLFFVEVMGRDAGFLALNGAIASGAEAAIIPEFSTEVDQLEEFIKSGYRKSKNSSIVIVAESEITGGAMHYAERVKNEYPQYDVRVTILGHLQRGGSPTANDRILASRLGAASIDAIQEGQRNVMIGIENDEIVYVPFTKAIKNDKPIKKELVNVLRTLSI from the coding sequence ATGAGTACGGTAAAATGTGTTGGAATTCTAACTTCCGGAGGTGATGCTCCAGGTATGAACGCGGCAATTCGCGCAGTAACTCGCGCTGCAATATACAATGGACTACAAGTTAAAGGTATTTATCGAGGATATAAAGGTCTGGTAACAGGTGAGATTCAAGAATTCAAGAGTCAGAATGTCAGTAATATCATTCAATTAGGAGGAACTATTCTTAAAACAGCTCGCTGTAAAGAGTTCATGACTGTTGAAGGAAGACAAATTGCTCATGAAACAATGGTAAAAGAAGGTATAGATGCTTTAGTAGTTATCGGCGGCGACGGTTCATTAACAGGAGCTCGTATTTTCGCTCAGGAATATGATGTTCCTTGTATCGGAATTCCGGGAACAATTGATAACGACTTATACGGAACTGATACTACAATTGGTTACGATACTGCATTAAACACTATCCTTGATGCTGTTGATAAAATCAGAGATACAGCAACATCACACGAAAGACTTTTCTTCGTTGAGGTTATGGGACGTGATGCTGGTTTCCTTGCTTTGAATGGTGCAATTGCATCCGGAGCTGAAGCTGCTATTATCCCTGAATTCAGTACAGAAGTTGACCAGTTGGAAGAATTCATCAAGAGTGGATATAGAAAATCTAAAAACAGTAGTATTGTTATTGTTGCAGAAAGTGAAATCACTGGAGGAGCAATGCACTATGCTGAACGTGTGAAGAATGAATATCCTCAATATGATGTTCGTGTAACAATTCTAGGTCACTTACAACGCGGTGGTAGCCCAACAGCAAACGACCGTATTTTAGCAAGTCGTCTGGGAGCAGCAAGTATAGATGCAATTCAGGAAGGACAACGCAATGTGATGATTGGTATTGAAAACGATGAGATTGTTTATGTACCTTTCACTAAAGCAATCAAAAATGATAAGCCTATCAAAAAAGAATTAGTAAATGTGCTTCGCACATTGTCTATCTAA
- a CDS encoding alpha-2-macroglobulin family protein, which translates to MRTRLLALLVFVMTGLSLFAQKQTYERMWKSVEAFEKKDLPQSVIKKTTEIYQKALAEKNSPQMFKAYLYNATTKVRIDADSFYVNLKGLEKWEAESTVPMDKAILNSMIAELYVDYAQNNSWQLRKGKQLIGETPEDIREWSTNLFVQKAFSCLRLSLKDQKLLQETSSSAYEPIVTKGETSDYFRHDMLHLLAKRALSTLSDLQGLLKNIYPQTLLKTEIAFANTASFIKAQIPAASEYDAVAEKLHIYQSLLNYYQSAGNKDAVLLTDLDRLEYTKSQFASKNADEWEKIQEKEISGDPYISALDHLIAQNSSNDVCAEAYLVKADYLSEKKNLPLALDLLNEAIRKYPKYKRINALKSRKENILNPFLSAESSQIVYPGEQFNLKISHKNLNGFSVHFYKVNLPVNSPELNKELDKKFYNKYARLLSSEHYSLTRPANYQPKDSVFKVKAPLLGLYVMKIVPDENEKNPQSRLLYSSAFKILTRSLSQNKLQILTLDAQSGHPIPEASVSLYVYNKGDQEEILKVQTDAEGSVVIDKIKNLSRLTATKENDVALPLQHVYFYHNSFAETKEEREVLSLLTDRTLYRPGQTVFVKGIAYRSASDTAHVVANKEYALRLYDANNKMISEKKLQTNDFGSFTTEFLLPGSTLNGQFRLETDFGSTAIRVEEYKRPTFEITFQPLEGSYTFNDSVTVKGSAKTFSGVAVQGASVKYSITRVQPYWWEWREGRETTLTSGEAILDEKGDFVIPFRLIPDLSDDLDDCYYTYKVKAELTDAAGETQMAETSVSVGSTSLVLSTDMEDEICKDKAISATFKAENLSQKPVNVEGTYQLFTKGNKKPVLEGKFVSNKLQEFVEWKELPSGEYNLILSALDEKGRKATSDKLLVLYSVNDKQSPVSKPMWFKKMSDTFAPGKPVTILLGSREKDIHVLYDIFAGGKRIESRRLALSDAVQRFDIPYKDEYEDGIYVNFCFVKNNLVYQQGEQIRKALPDKKLNLKWDVFRDKLKPGEKEEWKLTIKDTKEKAAEAEFMAAMYDASLDKIWKGYQGLNVNFGRNIPMVNWIYPYSGNNSYYFNFPSKSLYIGDNFSYDRLMRTYIDGFGRSDLNEVAVIGYGTKTKGIRIRGVSKALTGSVAGLDIAVKKEVVMTSSLKFVPPVIKEDSEVVELDKAQDKSDETLDTNIPVRENFNETAFFYPQLRTNEKGEISFSFTMPESLTRWTFKGIAHTKDMMTGTIDGETVTSKDFMLTPNMPRFVRVGDNSSISARIINVSQKDVKGEVKMQLFDPATEKVILTKKQLFSVKAGETGSASFEFTADANYSLLGCRLVADGGEFSDGEQHLLTVLSNKERIIETLAMPIRGNQTREFSMKELFNGNSKTATDRKLTVEFTGNPAWYAVQSLPSLSNPTNESAISWATAFYANSLAASIINSQPRIKAIFDQWKAEGGTKETLWSNLQKNQDVKNILLEESPWLMEAKNEAEQKQRVALLFDLNTIQYNNTQALAKLKELQLNSGAWSWYKGMTGSRYITQFVLETMGRLSKLTGEPLSGDALEMQQAAFNYLHAEMLQKYNDIRKDEKKYGPTLGLDDESLHYLYLCALTGEKIPLSNKYAYAFYLSKVHQTLTNQTLMGKALSAIVLEKAGKTVEAKEFINSMKEYAVKTDEMGMFYASSVNPYSWYGNKMKMQTAVMEAFDEVAKDNATVEEMKMWLLKQKQAQSWDSPVATVNAIYALLNRGSHLLDNPGDVKISFGKQAFGTNPVKTPNPTLGYIKKSFEDSATTSNLGQIKVEKRDAGIAWGAVYAEYMEDVDNLKQQGKELSVSKALYVEQLVNGVKELKPLKDNNSLKVGDKVVARIIIKVDRDMDFVQLKDQRAACFEPLESLSGYRWGAGTGYYVAVKDASTNFFFDSLTKGTYVLEHSFFVARSGNYSSGIATLQSAYAPEFASHSSSLRVVVK; encoded by the coding sequence ATGAGAACCAGACTATTAGCCCTTTTGGTGTTTGTAATGACAGGACTATCCTTATTTGCTCAGAAACAGACTTATGAGAGAATGTGGAAAAGTGTTGAGGCTTTTGAAAAGAAAGACTTGCCTCAATCGGTTATAAAGAAGACAACAGAAATTTATCAGAAAGCACTTGCCGAGAAGAACTCTCCCCAAATGTTCAAGGCATATCTGTATAACGCCACTACAAAAGTAAGGATTGATGCGGATAGTTTTTACGTTAACCTGAAAGGATTGGAAAAGTGGGAAGCTGAATCAACAGTTCCTATGGATAAAGCAATCCTGAATTCCATGATAGCTGAACTTTATGTAGATTATGCTCAGAATAATTCCTGGCAGCTGCGTAAAGGCAAACAGTTAATCGGGGAAACTCCCGAAGATATTCGTGAGTGGAGTACCAATCTTTTTGTTCAGAAAGCTTTTTCATGCTTGCGCCTTTCGTTGAAGGATCAGAAACTATTGCAGGAAACTTCTTCATCAGCTTATGAACCAATTGTGACTAAGGGTGAAACAAGTGACTATTTCCGTCACGATATGCTCCATTTGCTGGCGAAACGTGCACTCTCTACTCTTTCAGACCTGCAAGGTCTTTTGAAGAATATTTATCCACAAACATTGTTGAAAACCGAAATAGCCTTTGCAAATACTGCATCATTCATTAAAGCTCAGATTCCTGCAGCAAGCGAATATGATGCTGTGGCCGAAAAATTGCATATCTATCAAAGCTTATTAAATTATTATCAGTCTGCAGGAAACAAAGATGCAGTGTTGCTTACAGATTTGGATCGGTTGGAATATACAAAATCTCAGTTTGCAAGTAAGAATGCTGATGAATGGGAAAAGATTCAAGAGAAGGAAATATCTGGTGATCCCTATATTTCAGCACTTGATCACTTAATTGCTCAGAATTCATCCAATGATGTTTGTGCGGAAGCCTATCTGGTAAAGGCTGATTACCTTTCCGAAAAGAAGAATCTGCCTCTGGCGTTGGATTTGTTGAATGAAGCAATCCGGAAATATCCCAAATATAAACGGATAAATGCGCTCAAGTCGCGAAAAGAAAATATATTGAATCCGTTTTTATCGGCAGAATCGTCTCAGATAGTTTATCCGGGCGAACAATTTAATCTCAAAATATCTCATAAGAATCTTAATGGATTTAGTGTTCATTTCTATAAAGTGAATCTTCCGGTTAATTCTCCTGAATTGAATAAGGAACTGGATAAAAAGTTTTATAATAAATATGCCAGACTATTATCTTCAGAACATTATTCATTAACCCGTCCTGCCAATTATCAACCGAAGGATTCCGTGTTTAAAGTAAAAGCTCCTTTGCTGGGACTATATGTGATGAAAATTGTTCCTGATGAGAATGAGAAGAATCCACAAAGCCGACTTCTGTATTCTTCAGCATTCAAGATTCTGACCAGAAGTCTGTCGCAAAATAAACTGCAGATTCTTACACTTGATGCGCAAAGCGGACACCCAATACCTGAAGCTTCAGTAAGTTTATATGTTTATAACAAAGGAGATCAGGAAGAAATTTTAAAGGTTCAGACCGATGCTGAGGGAAGTGTGGTAATAGACAAAATAAAGAACTTAAGCAGGCTTACTGCCACAAAGGAAAACGATGTTGCTTTGCCTTTACAGCACGTATACTTTTACCACAACTCTTTTGCTGAAACGAAGGAGGAGAGAGAAGTTCTTTCTTTGCTTACAGACCGTACGCTATATCGTCCGGGACAGACTGTATTTGTAAAAGGAATCGCATATCGTTCGGCTTCAGATACAGCCCATGTAGTAGCTAACAAAGAATATGCATTAAGATTGTATGATGCCAATAATAAGATGATTTCTGAGAAAAAATTGCAAACCAATGATTTTGGTTCGTTTACTACAGAATTCTTATTACCAGGCTCTACGTTAAATGGTCAGTTCCGGTTGGAAACAGATTTTGGAAGCACAGCTATTCGTGTGGAAGAGTATAAGCGACCTACATTTGAAATAACTTTCCAGCCTTTGGAAGGTAGTTATACTTTTAATGATTCTGTTACTGTAAAAGGCTCTGCAAAAACATTCTCTGGTGTGGCAGTTCAAGGCGCTTCAGTAAAATATAGCATAACCCGTGTTCAGCCTTACTGGTGGGAATGGCGTGAGGGACGTGAAACAACATTGACCTCCGGTGAAGCGATTCTTGATGAAAAAGGTGATTTTGTAATTCCTTTCCGTCTAATTCCTGATCTTAGCGATGACCTTGACGATTGTTACTATACCTATAAGGTTAAGGCTGAGCTTACTGATGCTGCGGGAGAAACACAAATGGCCGAAACATCTGTTTCTGTGGGTAGCACTTCACTGGTTCTTTCAACAGATATGGAAGATGAAATATGTAAAGACAAAGCTATCAGTGCTACGTTTAAAGCAGAAAATCTTAGTCAGAAACCTGTAAATGTTGAAGGCACCTATCAATTATTTACGAAAGGTAATAAGAAACCTGTGCTCGAAGGGAAATTTGTTTCAAATAAATTGCAGGAATTTGTAGAATGGAAAGAATTACCTTCCGGAGAATATAATCTTATTCTTTCGGCTTTGGATGAAAAAGGCAGAAAGGCTACTTCTGATAAACTATTGGTACTTTATTCTGTAAATGATAAACAATCGCCGGTTTCCAAACCTATGTGGTTTAAGAAGATGAGTGATACATTTGCCCCAGGAAAACCGGTTACAATTTTGCTTGGATCAAGAGAGAAAGATATACATGTGCTTTATGATATATTCGCAGGCGGTAAAAGGATAGAAAGTCGCCGACTTGCATTGTCTGATGCTGTACAACGATTTGATATTCCTTATAAAGATGAATATGAAGATGGTATTTATGTAAATTTCTGTTTTGTGAAGAATAATCTGGTTTATCAGCAGGGAGAGCAAATTAGAAAAGCTTTGCCGGATAAAAAACTGAATTTGAAATGGGATGTATTCCGTGATAAATTGAAACCGGGAGAAAAAGAGGAATGGAAGCTAACAATTAAAGATACAAAAGAAAAAGCTGCAGAGGCTGAATTTATGGCTGCAATGTATGATGCTTCATTAGATAAAATATGGAAAGGTTATCAAGGATTGAATGTGAACTTCGGAAGGAATATTCCTATGGTAAACTGGATTTATCCATATTCAGGTAACAATAGCTATTATTTTAATTTCCCTTCAAAATCATTGTATATTGGCGATAACTTCTCTTATGATAGATTGATGAGAACTTATATAGATGGATTTGGGAGATCAGATTTGAATGAAGTTGCCGTTATTGGATATGGTACTAAAACAAAGGGTATAAGAATACGTGGCGTATCGAAGGCTTTGACTGGTAGTGTAGCTGGACTTGATATTGCAGTTAAAAAAGAAGTAGTGATGACTTCTAGTCTTAAGTTTGTTCCACCAGTTATTAAAGAAGATTCTGAAGTAGTTGAGCTAGATAAAGCTCAGGATAAATCTGATGAAACATTAGATACAAATATCCCTGTTCGTGAAAACTTCAACGAAACGGCATTCTTTTATCCACAGCTTCGCACAAACGAAAAGGGAGAAATAAGTTTTTCTTTCACCATGCCCGAAAGTCTTACCCGCTGGACGTTTAAGGGTATTGCTCATACAAAAGATATGATGACAGGAACCATTGATGGTGAAACAGTAACGAGCAAAGATTTTATGCTGACTCCTAATATGCCACGTTTCGTTAGGGTGGGAGACAACAGTTCAATATCTGCCCGTATAATTAATGTTTCTCAGAAAGATGTGAAGGGAGAGGTAAAAATGCAATTGTTCGATCCGGCTACAGAGAAGGTAATCCTTACTAAGAAACAACTATTCTCGGTTAAGGCTGGTGAAACAGGTAGTGCTTCTTTTGAATTTACAGCCGATGCAAACTATTCTCTTCTGGGATGTCGCCTTGTTGCTGATGGTGGAGAGTTTAGTGATGGCGAGCAACACTTGCTTACTGTATTGAGCAATAAAGAACGGATCATTGAAACACTGGCAATGCCTATTCGTGGAAATCAGACTCGTGAATTCTCTATGAAGGAACTCTTCAATGGAAACTCGAAAACTGCAACCGATCGTAAGCTTACTGTCGAATTTACTGGTAATCCCGCCTGGTATGCCGTACAAAGTTTGCCTAGTTTGTCTAATCCAACCAATGAAAGTGCTATATCATGGGCAACTGCTTTTTATGCTAATTCATTGGCCGCATCTATCATAAATTCACAACCTCGCATTAAAGCAATATTTGATCAATGGAAAGCGGAGGGTGGAACTAAAGAAACTTTATGGAGCAATCTGCAAAAGAATCAAGATGTGAAGAATATCTTGCTCGAAGAATCTCCCTGGTTGATGGAGGCAAAGAATGAAGCCGAACAAAAACAGCGGGTAGCTTTGCTTTTCGATTTGAATACTATTCAATATAACAACACTCAGGCATTAGCCAAATTGAAAGAATTGCAACTAAACAGTGGAGCCTGGAGCTGGTACAAAGGAATGACCGGAAGTCGTTACATTACTCAATTTGTATTGGAAACAATGGGACGGTTAAGCAAACTGACCGGTGAACCGTTGAGCGGTGATGCATTGGAAATGCAGCAAGCTGCTTTCAATTATCTACATGCTGAGATGCTTCAGAAATACAACGATATAAGGAAAGATGAGAAGAAGTACGGACCTACTTTAGGATTGGATGATGAATCATTGCACTATCTTTACTTATGTGCTCTGACAGGAGAGAAGATTCCTTTGTCAAATAAATATGCTTATGCTTTTTATCTGAGCAAGGTACATCAGACATTAACCAATCAAACTTTAATGGGAAAAGCTCTTTCTGCTATTGTTCTGGAAAAAGCCGGAAAAACTGTTGAGGCTAAAGAATTCATAAATTCAATGAAAGAGTATGCTGTAAAGACTGACGAGATGGGAATGTTTTATGCATCCAGCGTAAATCCGTACTCTTGGTATGGTAACAAGATGAAGATGCAGACTGCCGTAATGGAAGCCTTTGATGAAGTGGCAAAAGATAATGCTACCGTTGAAGAAATGAAGATGTGGCTATTGAAGCAGAAGCAAGCACAATCATGGGATTCTCCGGTTGCTACGGTTAATGCGATTTATGCTTTGCTGAATCGTGGAAGTCATCTTCTGGATAACCCTGGTGATGTGAAAATCTCCTTTGGAAAACAAGCTTTTGGAACTAATCCGGTTAAAACTCCTAATCCAACATTGGGATATATAAAGAAATCGTTCGAGGATTCAGCTACTACATCTAATCTGGGACAAATTAAAGTTGAAAAACGAGATGCCGGTATTGCCTGGGGAGCTGTTTATGCTGAATACATGGAAGATGTTGACAACTTAAAGCAACAAGGAAAAGAACTAAGTGTTTCTAAGGCTTTATATGTAGAACAGTTAGTGAATGGAGTGAAAGAACTGAAACCTTTAAAGGATAATAATAGCCTGAAAGTAGGAGATAAGGTAGTTGCCCGCATCATTATCAAGGTAGATCGTGACATGGACTTTGTACAATTGAAAGATCAGCGTGCTGCTTGTTTCGAACCTCTGGAATCTCTCTCAGGTTATCGTTGGGGAGCAGGAACAGGATATTATGTGGCTGTGAAAGATGCTTCTACTAATTTCTTCTTTGATTCATTAACAAAGGGTACTTATGTATTGGAACATTCGTTCTTTGTAGCCAGATCGGGAAATTATTCATCTGGAATAGCCACTTTACAATCGGCTTATGCACCAGAGTTTGCTTCTCATTCTTCCTCACTACGTGTGGTTGTAAAATGA